A stretch of Vespula vulgaris chromosome 5, iyVesVulg1.1, whole genome shotgun sequence DNA encodes these proteins:
- the LOC127064179 gene encoding centrosomal protein of 78 kDa-like: MVEMSGTLSSSPQPTATTSHRKHKNGEISSTMISTNEMILPTGKDFTACYMELCKKYHLRPLPVICVTLPYNLDFTTDRVKMEDWRPILNALSLDRSLRSISIRSRYQYRKPSEVGNVSFEDKVRSKGPGALTQCLLEWLSHSIGQCVRNSYSLTRLELEGIPFPTDCLAVLCVGLAGTETLEHLSFQRCYIGDAGCELVCRAITDVRTIRSLNLSDCDLTSRCGTVLATTLSRQELSLYHDTWKQSLRYREPNIEAMPGLRRLTLSDNPRLGDSVVLKIIEAIRDSLWLKAVDLRHCGLTDQIGDDLIRLLEQNSSLTVLDVRQNPNMNENLIGEILRRLDGKENGEYGWLNSSRRDRKISSMNLQMKSNNKKSNKENEVNGAYGKKNQREESSVSNPVNRSKILTPFVKTRKVNYQKTERNGAVTQPSDKPSLHLDLQSRIKPIVETTNSLEVSESSVRYSEKIDLEKKNEEREEITAMMRELMLARTTNNHLLEESKRQDLLIAHEKAKREIAETKLRAMSGDLADLENILREKDRETDGFLLVSQRSLNDICASFDRLVELLESLTRNTRFDKKNSEEGLLVSKDVKHRVDTVVRKTKSENLGRGYVVDIEDEEQEEEIMEEENELVVESSRFDKIQKFVKSEGDVRRKLPSPVTPVRVERNIGDNPDVVGPSLKSCVLDRFDAGDKCNVSSVDRARNIFLRFVNGEVEGNFLIA; this comes from the exons ATGGTTGAGATGAGTGggacgttgtcgtcgtcgccaCAGCCGACGGCGACGACGTCTCATCGTAAGCATAAAAACGGTGAAATTTCGTCGACTATGATAAGCACGAACGAGATGATCTTACCAACCGGAAAGGATTTCACCGCTTGTTACATGGAACTCTGCAAGAAGTATCATCTGAGACCTTTACCGGTGATCTGCGTGACATTACCCTATAACTTGGACTTTACGACCGATCGCGTTAAGATGGAGGACTGGAGACCTATTCTGAACGCCTTGTCGCTTGATCGTAGCCTCAG aTCGATCAGCATACGTAGTAGATATCAATATCGCAAACCGTCGGAAGTTGGCAACGTGAGTTTCGAAGATAAAGTTCGATCGAAAGGTCCTGGTGCATTAACGCAATGTCTTCTGGAATGGCTATCCCATAGCATCGGGCAATGCGTGAGGAACTCGTACAGTTTGACTCGTCTGGAGCTAGAGGGTATACCCTTTCCGACGGACTGTCTGGCGGTCTTGTGCGTCGGCCTCGCTGGCACGGAAACGCTCGAACATCTTTCCTTTCAACGTTGTTACATCGGCGATGCTGGCTGTGAACTCGTCTGTCGTGCGATAACCGACGTACGGACGATCAGATCGTTGAATTTGAGCGATTGCGATCTTACGTCCAG ATGCGGCACGGTTCTAGCCACCACCTTATCAAGGCAAGAATTATCGCTTTATCACGACACCTGGAAACAATCCCTGAGATATCGAGAGCCAAATATCGAAGCGATGCCTGGTCTACGCCGATTGACTCTCAGCGATAATCCTCGCTTGGGTGACTCCGTCGTATTGAAGATAATCGAAGCTATTAGAGATAGTCTATGGTTGAAGGCGGTCGACCTTCGGCATTGTGGCCTAACCGATCAGATAGGTGACGATCTTATCAGACTCCTGGAGCAGAATTCTTCTCTGACGGTTCTCGACGTACGACAGAATCCAAACATGAACGAAAATCTAATCGGTGAGATTTTACGACGTTTAGATGGTAAGGAAAATGGCGAGTACGGCTGGTTGAATTCGTCACGAAGAGATAGGAAGATATCTTCGATGAATCTTCAAATGAAGAGTAATAACAAGAAGAGTAACAAGGAGAACGAGGTCAATGGTGCGTAcgggaaaaaaaatcaaagagaagaaagttcGGTTTCGAATCCCGTTAACAGGTCGAAAATTTTAACTCCTTTCGTGAAAACGCGAAAAGTGAATTATCAAAAGACGGAACGGAATGGAGCCGTGACACAGCCGTCCGATAAACCTTCCTTGCATCTAGATCTTCAGTCACGAATAAAACCGATCGTTGAGACGACGAATTCGCTCGAGGTAAGTGAATCGAGCGTTCGATACTCGGAGAAAATCGAtttggagaaaaagaacgaagagagagaagagatcaCGGCAATGATGAGAGAATTGATGCTGGCAAGAACGACTAACAATCATTTGTTGGAGGAAAGCAAACGTCAAGATCTTTTGATCGCACATGAAAAAGCAAAGCGTGAAATAGCCGAGACGAAACTGAGAGCGATGAGTGGCGACTTAGCCgacttagaaaatatattgagagagaaggatcgaGAGACCGACGGTTTCTTATTGGTCAGTCAACGATCGTTGAACGACATTTGTGCTTCGTTCGATAGATTGGTAGAATTATTGGAGAGTCTAACTAGAAATACGAggttcgataaaaagaattcaGAGGAGGGTCTTTTGGTTAGCAAGGACGTGAAACATCGCGTTGACACTGTCGTTAGAAAGACGAAGTCCGAGAATCTAGGACGAGGATACGTCGTTGATATCGAGGACGAAgaacaggaagaagaaataatggaGGAAGAAAATGAACTGGTCGTTGAATCATCTAG ATTCGACAAGATTCAGAAGTTCGTAAAATCCGAAGGAGATGTAAGGAGGAAGCTACCTTCGCCAGTTACACCGGTACGAGTTGAAAGAAATATCGGCGACAATCCAGACGTAGTCGGACCTTCCTTGAAGAGTTGTGTTCTTGATCGTTTTGATGCTGGGGACAAATGTAACGTGTCTTCCGTGGACAGAGCAAGAAacattttccttcgtttcgtCAACGGCGAAGTCGAAGGGAACTTTTTAATCGCCTGA